From Thalassovita sp.:
AGGTTGCACTGCTGCATGGGGTCAGCGCCGCCGAACAGGCCGATATCCGGCTGGTGCCGCAGTCCCAATTCGTTGCATAAACTGCCCTGCCCGGATCTGCGTCTTCGCCAGCCCGGTCGCACGCACGATTTCCCTTTCCTTTATGGCGATTTTCCCTTATCAGCGCGCATCGCTTCCGCTTTGCGGGGCGATTCCTCCATAGGACCTTGTCTGGACGACATCCCGGCTTGTGCCCTGAACCCTCTAACTAGGAGAACCCCGATGTCGATCACTGCTGAAGAAAAAGCACGCGTCATGAAAGAATTCGCAACCAAAGAAGGCGACACCGGTTCGCCCGAAGTACAGGTTGCTATTCTGTCCTCGCGCATCGCGACCCTGACCGAGCACTTCAAAACCCACAAAAAAGACAACCACGGCCGCCGTGGTCTTCTGATGATGGTTGCTCAGCGCCGTAAGCTGCTGGACTACCTGAAGGGTAAAGACGAAGCCCGTTACGCTGACCTGATCAAACGTCTGGGCCTGCGTCGCTAAGGTTTTCGGATCTTTCCGATCCAAGGAACGCCCGCTCTTATGAGCGGGCGTTTTTTGTTGCTCAGCAACGTGCGGCGCCATCATAGCGCTGAATGATGCCGGTGATATTGTCGGCGCCAAACCCTTCGGCCACGGCTTGCGCGTAGACCTCTGCCACCTGTTCTGCCAGGGGCATCACGGTGCCGGATTGCGCAACATAGGTGAAATCCTTCGCCACCAGATCGATTGGAAAGGCTGGGGCCCATTGCCCGGCCAACATCGCACCACCTGCCCCAGCGGTGGCGGGCGAACAAACGGGGGTGTCCGCCAGCGCCTTCAAAACCGATTGCGCATCAAACCCCTTTGCCTTGGTTGCCGCCATCAGCTCCGCCAGAGCTGCCAGTTGGGTGCCAAACATCGCGTTCACCACCAGTTTCGCCATAGCGCCGGCCCCCGCAGGACCGCAGTGCAGCCTCTTGCCGCCCATCTCGGCAAACAGCGGATCCAGCGCCGCAATGACCTCCGCAGCGCCGCCTTGCAGGAAAATCAGTTGTCCCGCTTCAGCCTGCGGGCGCGATCCGGCGACTGGCGCATCAACAAAGGCAACACCCCGCTCCGCAGCGGCAGCGTGCAGCTTTAGCACCTGGGTGAGGCTGAGGGTGGAGCATTCCACCGCAACCGCACCGGTCGGCAGCGCGGCAAGCGCCCCCGCTGCCCCAAGCCACACATCAGTAGAAGCCGCATCATCGCGCAGCATGGCAAAGACCACATCAGCCGCCGCCACTGCATCGGCCGGCGTCACGGCCTTCACCGCCCGCGCATCAAAGCCGTCGCGCACAGCGGTGTTGCGGTTCCACACGGTCACATCATGCCCCGCGTCCAGCAGGCGCGTGGCCATACGTTGCCCCATCGCGCCCAAACCTAAAAACGTTACCTTCATGTTCATTCTCCTGTGATGAGGGCTGAACGTGGCGGATGCGGCATATTTGGGAAATCAGGACAACTGCGCTACATTCGTGCGAGATTTGCACGAATGAGGGCATCAATGGATCTGGACACGCTTGAAACCTTCCGCGCTGTTGCAGCGGCCGGGTCGTTTGCTGCCTATGCACGGCAGCTGAATGTCGCGCCCTCCTCCGTCTCGCGGCAGATCGCCGGGCTGGAAGAGGCGTTGCAAGTGCGTCTGTTTGATCGAACCACGCGGCGGCTGGTGCTGACAGAAGCCGGGGCAACCTATCTGACACAGGCGGGTGAAGCGGCCCGCGATCAGCTGACAGATCCCACCGGAAAGCTGCGCGTCGCAACCTCTGTCGCATTTGCGGAACGCTGGTTGCTGCCACGGTTGTCCGGCTTTGCGCAGCGCTATCCCAAGATACAACTGGATCTGCAGCTCAGCGACACGCAGGTGGATCTGCGCAGCGAAGGTATTGATCTGGCCATTCGCTTTGGTGCTGCGATCCATGGCGATTACGTGGTGCGCCGGCTGCGGGCAACCCGCTATCATCTGGTCGCCAGCCCCGGCTATCTGGCGCAACAGGGCCGCCCAAACCTACCGCTGGACTTACAGCACCACAGCTGCCTGCAAATGCCCTATCCGGGGTTTGAAACCAACTGGCGGATCCGCCAATCAGACAAGCCGCCCATGACTGTTCCGCTGGGCCCGGGCAGCGTGATTTCTAACCCGCTGGCCCTGCGCCGGGCGGCGCTGTTGGATTTGGGGATCGCGATGCTGGCCGATTGGATGGTGGAGGAGGATCTGGCTGCGGGGTCGCTCATTGACCTTTTCCCAGACCACGAAGCCTCCCCCGGTGGTTTCGACACGGCGGCTTGGATCCTTTACCCGACGCGCAGCTATGTCCCTGCCAAATTGCGCGCCTTTGTGGATTGGATCACCGCCGCGCAGACCCATCCGGACCGATCTGCCGCAGCAGATTGATCAAGCGATCCA
This genomic window contains:
- the rpsO gene encoding 30S ribosomal protein S15 codes for the protein MSITAEEKARVMKEFATKEGDTGSPEVQVAILSSRIATLTEHFKTHKKDNHGRRGLLMMVAQRRKLLDYLKGKDEARYADLIKRLGLRR
- a CDS encoding NAD(P)-dependent oxidoreductase — its product is MNMKVTFLGLGAMGQRMATRLLDAGHDVTVWNRNTAVRDGFDARAVKAVTPADAVAAADVVFAMLRDDAASTDVWLGAAGALAALPTGAVAVECSTLSLTQVLKLHAAAAERGVAFVDAPVAGSRPQAEAGQLIFLQGGAAEVIAALDPLFAEMGGKRLHCGPAGAGAMAKLVVNAMFGTQLAALAELMAATKAKGFDAQSVLKALADTPVCSPATAGAGGAMLAGQWAPAFPIDLVAKDFTYVAQSGTVMPLAEQVAEVYAQAVAEGFGADNITGIIQRYDGAARC
- a CDS encoding LysR family transcriptional regulator, yielding MDLDTLETFRAVAAAGSFAAYARQLNVAPSSVSRQIAGLEEALQVRLFDRTTRRLVLTEAGATYLTQAGEAARDQLTDPTGKLRVATSVAFAERWLLPRLSGFAQRYPKIQLDLQLSDTQVDLRSEGIDLAIRFGAAIHGDYVVRRLRATRYHLVASPGYLAQQGRPNLPLDLQHHSCLQMPYPGFETNWRIRQSDKPPMTVPLGPGSVISNPLALRRAALLDLGIAMLADWMVEEDLAAGSLIDLFPDHEASPGGFDTAAWILYPTRSYVPAKLRAFVDWITAAQTHPDRSAAAD